A region of the Stieleria neptunia genome:
CTTCGCAGGAAAAAGTATCCATCTATTGCTTACAACGAAGTCTTTGACCCGGATAGAACACGATTAGACGCGAAGACTGAATCCTCAACTCAGGTTGTTGAACTTATTTGCTCGGAAATCTTCCTGGCTTCATCTCCAACAAATCTCATGGGTCTCAGGAAGACGTGGGATGACCTATGTCAGCAATTTGGAAGCTCGCCCAAAAAAGGCGACGAGCTTGTGGAGTACATCCTTAAAGATTTTGAGACGTTTGCCCGCAGCACGACGATGTGCAATAAACCTGGAGAACGTAGAAGTATACTGTTTGTCCCCGCTATGACTCCTCGGACGGTCGACTATACGGTACTTGGCCAAGCAAGTTATCTTGCTGCAGGATTAACTACCGTATTTTGCAACGACTCGGGACGTCACGCACATGGGCAAAGCTGCTTTATTGGCCAGGACGGTTGGGATCGCGAGAATGAGGAAGCAGATGGCTTACCTGGAACGGGACCCTATCATGGCGTAACGCCGGGACTATATCGCCCCTCCGAGAAAGGGCGCGGATGGCTTGGGCAACACGAACAAGCCATGGTGATCGCAGATGTCGACCCGCTCTACCAAGCGGAAGGTAAACCAAGGCCGCAGAACTTGATGCCGCCACTGAAACTGATTGCCCATTTGCCGATTTTTGAAGTTGGTCGAGTCGAAGACGAAAAGAAATCAAAATACGGAAACGTGGTTAAATTGAAGTCTCCTATTGCGGAAAAGCTTTCAACGCTCAAGTGGCCAGATCCTGGATTTTGGAAGAATCAATCGATAGCCGAAATCAGTGATCGAAGGCACGTAATCTCCACGCTGCTGACATTATTGTCCAATCACATAGCAACAAGCGGCGTGTCACCCAATACGATCAGCGATGTTTCGCACAGAGAAACCACATGCTTACTTGGTGCCCTTGCAGCAGCCGCCCCCGAGAATGCCGGATGGCTAGAGAGGCGAGCCAATGCCTATAGAATCTACCATGCACTCGATCCACGGCCTTACCCTCCGCCAGTCGCGTTAGATTGGCTCTATGTCGATCTGAACGTACGCAACATAGACGAAGCAAAAATCTGGGTACCTCCTTTATCGTGCCCACCAGCGTCCGTGAGCTGAGTAGTCCTGGTTACTCACTCATGGTTGCGGGGAGTACCGTCCCCCGTAGTTCGTACTGCTCGTCATTTTGGAGATGGCATGAATCGTTGTCACATCTCCAGGTTGAAAAGATTTCTGTGGATTCGATCAGAGCGTAGAACGCCGCCTCAGGGCGGCTCAAACGGATTTTAGAACTAACAAGAACGGAAGCTTCGAACGGAGGCCAGCTAACGCCCGATCAAGAGTCATGGCTATACCGTGTAGCCGTCCATGAAGCTGGACATGCCGTCTATGCGGCTCTGAATGGCTGGCCAATCATAATAGCGGCTGTCAGACCAAGTGAATTGTTGACAGACCCTGGGAACACTGAGGTCGTCTTTCCTTCGAAAGACGCAGACTCGCTTTACTACGCCGCGTGTCGATGCCGAGGAAATCGTTCTAGGAAGAGCAGCCGAACATGGATTGACAGATGATCGTCAGCGACATGCTGAAGTGACTCACGCTGAATTCGAGATATCGGTTGAACACGCCAGGAAGCGTCTTACCTTGGAACAGGCAACGAAAATTGCGAAGCTCTTGCTACGTCACAAACAGCTTACCCACGAGAAGATTTACGGAGAACTTGGTTCTGCCAATCAATTGGGAGTAAAATCGGTGGAACTGCCCTTTATGCCCTTCGCCCGGCGCGGATCATGCGCCGGGAAATCGCCATAACATTGCCGTCAACGGAGTCGTCCCTCATCAACTTTTTAATCGTGCGAGCGCCTTCTCGATCTCCTTCCCGTACTTCTCAATTTCTTTGATCAATTGGGCTGGTGTGCGGGTGTCCGCTTCGACTCGGGTGTTTGGATTGACCGCCTTGAGATCGAATACGGCGTTCTCAATGGCTTCGGCCTTCGATCGAAGTTCGCGAGCTTCTTTGCCTAGCTCTTTGATCTTGGCGTCCGCCTCCGCAATGGCCTTCTTCTTTGGTGGCTTAGCTTTTTTCAGCTCCTTCAGGTCCGCCTTCCAACCATTAGCGGCTTGCTCTTTCTTCAACGCTTCGCGGTGAAATGGCTCCGCTTCGGTACGAGCGATTGCTTTGCGTTTTGTGAAGTCCACCGTCCAACTTCGGTCGCTATCCTTGCGTTTGTTTAGCAGCTTAAAGAACTCGTCGAAACGGTCGATCGTGAACGGTTTCTTCTTGCCGACCTTGATGTCGGACAAATCGTAGTACCAAATTTTCTCAGTCGGCTTGCCGCGATTGAAAAACAGCAGATTGGTTTTCACGCCCGCGCCAGCCGCTGTGAACACGCCGCCGGGCAGCGAAACGATGCAGTGCAAATCGCACTCCTCGAGCAGTTTGCGTTTGGTGTCCACGAACGCCGATTCGTTCGTGCGGAACAACACCCCCTCGTCAACCACGATACCGCAACGTCCTTCGGCGGAAAGACTGTCGAGAACGTGTTGCAAAAACAGCACCTGAGTCGCACCAGTCTTGAAGGCGAAGTGCGTTTGAGCTTCTTTGCCCTCCTTGCCACCAAAGGGCGGGTTACTGAGCACACAATCGAACGTGGCCGGTGCGGTGGTGAATAGCCCGTCGTACAGTAAGCGCCCAGGAGCACCATGGGTTAGGTGGGCCAACGGGGCGACGCCGTGGCCATGTTTCAGGGAAAGAGCTATCGCCCGATTCTCGGATCCACTGGCCGTAGATGATCCGCGATCCGCCGGGACAAGCGTCTTGATCTCATAGGGCCCAACGCGAGCTTAGCAGGCGCGTGACTCCCTCGTGACGCGCGAGGTGTGTTCTACGTCAGTTTTCTTTTATCGAAAGACAGTCCTGAATGCTGCCTTGCAGTGCCAGCTACTGATCCAGGCGGGCGAGGCGGCGGCGAAGCCGATCTCGCTCTCGACGGATGTTGTCAGCTTCACGCTCCTTTTGCCGGTGGGCCCGGATCGACTCCGGATGCGCTGTCCCCCATGCGTCAGGACGCAGCGCGGCATAGTCGCGACTGCCTGCGAGAAGCTGGTCGAGTACGTCTTCCAAGTACGCCGCCACATCCAGGTCGTTTCGTATCGCGCTGCTGACGACCGTCATCAATGTCGCCGTACGATAACCCGATGCAAGACTGCCAAGAAAAAGCCAGTTCTTGCGACCCAGTGCTACTTGCTTCATCAGCTGCTCGCATGAGTTGTTGTCGATCGGGATTTCCCCGTCTTCAAGGTGAGCCGTCAGTCCTTGCCATTGATTCAAGATGTAACTTCGCGCATCGCTGATCTTGTCACTACTCAGCACGTCCATCATCTTCATCTGGAGGTACTCGCGCATCTGGCCCCAAAGGGGAGCCGATTGCTTTTGGCGAAGTGTCAAGCGTTCTGCTGGCGACAACTCTCGAGCTTCGT
Encoded here:
- a CDS encoding HsdM family class I SAM-dependent methyltransferase, which codes for MAHLTHGAPGRLLYDGLFTTAPATFDCVLSNPPFGGKEGKEAQTHFAFKTGATQVLFLQHVLDSLSAEGRCGIVVDEGVLFRTNESAFVDTKRKLLEECDLHCIVSLPGGVFTAAGAGVKTNLLFFNRGKPTEKIWYYDLSDIKVGKKKPFTIDRFDEFFKLLNKRKDSDRSWTVDFTKRKAIARTEAEPFHREALKKEQAANGWKADLKELKKAKPPKKKAIAEADAKIKELGKEARELRSKAEAIENAVFDLKAVNPNTRVEADTRTPAQLIKEIEKYGKEIEKALARLKS